From the Congzhengia minquanensis genome, the window CCAGCGGTGCAACTTTGCGAATATGTATGTCCACGCCTTTGGTAATGCCCATATCCATGATTCTGCGTTTCACCGCACCTTCGCCATGAAGCTTTACAACCTTTACCGTGTCGCCGATTTTCGCCTGTCTTAGTGTTTGCATAAAAAATTCCTCCCTGCTATTTTAATGAAATTAAACCATAATTTTCTGCGCCATTTCCCGGCTGATTGCAACCCTTGCCTCTTTTATATTTACAATTACATTTCCGCCTAGGGCATTGATAACCGTAACAGTTCCGCCAACCACAAATCCAAGATTTTCAAGATGTTTTTTCACCTCGGGTCTGCCGCCGACTTTTTTAATGATGTTGTCTTCTCCAACATTTGCAAGTGTTAATGGCATCCTATTTTCCCTCCGTCTTTATTAAGCAGTTTAAGTTAGTCATTTCTAACTTCTACAGTTAGTTTAACATAACTAACTAAATTTGTCAATAGGTATTTTACTTTTTTCGGTTTGACAATCCTAACCCTATATGCTATACTGGACATAACGAAAAAGT encodes:
- a CDS encoding FeoA family protein — translated: MQTLRQAKIGDTVKVVKLHGEGAVKRRIMDMGITKGVDIHIRKVAPLGDPVEVTVRGYELSLRKADAEMIEVE
- a CDS encoding FeoA family protein; protein product: MPLTLANVGEDNIIKKVGGRPEVKKHLENLGFVVGGTVTVINALGGNVIVNIKEARVAISREMAQKIMV